The Melioribacteraceae bacterium 4301-Me genome contains the following window.
TGAATCGCCGTAGCCTGTTGGACCAAGTGGAAATGTTTGCCATAAAGTTTGACCTGCTCGGTTTAAGAAGTCAATAAATTGGTAAGCGTTTGGACCTAAATCTCCAATTCCAAATTTACTTGGTAAAGAAGTAGGATGGAGCAAAATGCCTGCTGAACGTTCAATATTCATAATGCCTCTTTAAATGAATTTTTAGAAAAATCGTTGTTAATATAATTAAGAATAACATCTTCAAAAAATACTATTTAATTAAGCGCTTACTTGAAAATTTGATATGTTTGTCAAAACTTTCGCAAAAAATATTAACTTGCTACACAGTTTTGAGAGCATTATTGTTAAAAGTTTGTGAGAGAAAAAATGAAGAATAAAATTCTAATCCTATTGTTTGTTCTTGCGGCAAACCTGTTTTCTCAAGAAATCCGAATTGATAAAATTGAACCGCCAAATTGGTGGGTTGGAATGAAAATGAGTAGTATTCAATTAATGATTTACGGAAAAAATCTCGCTAATTATAAGGCCACTTTTAACTCTCATTATATATCCGTTAGGAAAATATATAGGAATAAAAATACGGACTATTCATTTATTGATGTTTCAATATCGGATAAAGCAAAACCGGGTAGATATAAATTGTTGTTCCAAAAAGAGGGTAAGGATGTTATAGTTGAATTTCCATTATATAAAAGAGAAAATTCGAAAAATATTCATCAAGGCTTTAACCAAAACGATATTATTTATCTTATTGTGCCAGATAGATTTTCAGATGGTGATACTACCAATAATATTGTGAAAGGGTTAATTAATGATTTTAATCCATATAGCCCAAATGGAAGACATGGCGGAGATTTGCAGGGCATTATCAATCACATAAATTATTTTAATGAGCTGGGTGTAACTGCACTTTGGTTAACACCTGTATTGGAAAATAATACTTCGGTTAGTTACCACGGATATGCTGCAACTGACCTTTATAAAGTTGACCCGCGTTTAGGTACTAATGAGAAATATAAAGAACTGGTTAAAGATGCCCATAAAGCTGGATTGAAAATAATTTATGACCACGTAAGTAATCATGTTAGTATTAATCATCCGTGGGTTTCTAATCCGCCAACTAAGGATTGGTTTAACGGTTCGAAGAATAATCATCTAAATGTATGGCACGATAAAATGGTTCTTTGGGATATTCATGGGGTAGATTTAACAAAAGAACACTTAACTAAAGGATGGTTTGTTAATGAGATGGCAGATTTAAACCAATCAAATCCATTCGTTGCTAATTATCTTATTCAAAATACAATTTGGTGGATTGAATTTGCTGGTATAGATGGAATTAGAGAGGATACCTATCCTTATGTTGATAGTAAGTTCAGTTCTGAATGGGCAAAGAAAATTTTTGAGGAGTACCCAAAATTCAATATTGTTGGAGAAGTGTGGACAGGTGAACCGGCTTTTTTAGCTCCTTTCCAAAAAAATTCGTCTCTTAATATAAAATATAATACAAATTTGCCTGTTGTTACTGATTTTGCCTTGCAGAATGCTTACGAAAGTTTTTTGAAAGGAAATTCCAACTTGTATTCAATTTTTAGTGTATTGGCTAAAGATTATTTATACGAGAATCCGAACAATCTTTTAACGTTTGTGGATAATCATGATTTGGTGCGGGCAATGTTTAATACAGACGGCAATGCGGATAAAGTGAAAATTGTTTTTACACATCTTTTAACATCAAGAGGCATTCCGGAAATTTTTTACGGTACCGAAATTGGAATGACCGGTGGTAAAGAAGATGGATTAAAACGTTCGAATTTTCCCGGCGGGTTTCCTACTGATACTTTAAATGCATTTCTTGAAAAAGGAAGAAATCAAAAGCAAAGTAACTTGT
Protein-coding sequences here:
- a CDS encoding alpha-amylase family glycosyl hydrolase; the protein is MKNKILILLFVLAANLFSQEIRIDKIEPPNWWVGMKMSSIQLMIYGKNLANYKATFNSHYISVRKIYRNKNTDYSFIDVSISDKAKPGRYKLLFQKEGKDVIVEFPLYKRENSKNIHQGFNQNDIIYLIVPDRFSDGDTTNNIVKGLINDFNPYSPNGRHGGDLQGIINHINYFNELGVTALWLTPVLENNTSVSYHGYAATDLYKVDPRLGTNEKYKELVKDAHKAGLKIIYDHVSNHVSINHPWVSNPPTKDWFNGSKNNHLNVWHDKMVLWDIHGVDLTKEHLTKGWFVNEMADLNQSNPFVANYLIQNTIWWIEFAGIDGIREDTYPYVDSKFSSEWAKKIFEEYPKFNIVGEVWTGEPAFLAPFQKNSSLNIKYNTNLPVVTDFALQNAYESFLKGNSNLYSIFSVLAKDYLYENPNNLLTFVDNHDLVRAMFNTDGNADKVKIVFTHLLTSRGIPEIFYGTEIGMTGGKEDGLKRSNFPGGFPTDTLNAFLEKGRNQKQSNLFNFFQELIKLRKKYKSLTEGKLLHLPPHNNVYAYSKKYKNETTIILLNGDNEIKKVDMNLIESLSKKNPVLYDLMNDSNVEIVDGKILLKPMSANIFLVE